CACATTAGTAGCTACAGGCAATATAATATCTACTTTGGTACCAACTTTATATTGGGATTTAAATATTATATCACCATCATGGGCTTCCACTATTTGCTTGGCTATAGATAATCCTAAACCAGTTCCACCTAATTCTCTACTTCTACCTTTATCTACCCTATAAAATCTTTCAAATATCCTATCTTTATCCTCTTCTGGTATACCTATTCCATTATCCTTTACGCTAATAATTACTTTATTATCTTTATATTTAGCACTCACATCTATATTCCCATTATTTGGAGTATATTTTATTGCATTAGATATTATATTTAGTATTACCTGCTCTATACCATCTTTATCTATTACAATATCTGGAATATCATCTTCTATATCTATATGTAAAGTATGACCTTTTTCTTTAAAAGCAAATTCTAATTTTGAACAAGAATCATAAATTAATTTTTTAACAGAATATTCTATTTTATTCCATTTCGTTTTATTATAATCTAAATTTGAAAGTTGCAGTAAATTTTTAACTATTCTTGCCATCCTATCACATTCACTATCTATTATAGATAAAAATTTACAAGCAAGTTCCTCATCAATATCTTTATAATCCATAAGGGTTTCTGTATAACTTTTGATAGTAGTTATCGGAGTTTTTAATTCATGAGATACATTGGCAACGAACTCTTTTCTCATATTATCTAATTTATGTTGCTCTGTTATATCTTGAAATACAATTATAATACCACCAATATAACCTTTTTCATTTCTAAAAGGAGCATATCTCATTCTATATACTATTGAATTTATTTCTACTATATCATCACCTTCTAAAGTATTTACATCATTATAATCAATTTTCTTTAAATTAATATTCTCTATTGGAAAAACCTTTCTATTTAACAACTCTTCATTTATTGTATCTTCTAATCCCAATATATTTACTGCAATAGGGTTAGCATGAATTATATATCCATTTAAATCTATGGCTATAACTCCATCAGCCATATATTTAAATATAGTATCTAATTTACTTCTTTCTAAATCCATCTCTTGAATAGTATTTTTTAATTTTAACGTCAAATAATTAAACATACTTGCCAATTGACCTATTTCGTCTTCTGATTTTACTTCTACAAATTGATCAAAGTCTCCTTTTGCCATTCTCTCAGCTTTTTTTGTTACATCCCTAATAGGTTCAGTTATACTACTAGCTATTAAAAAACCTAGTATTATTGTTATTATTAATGCTAACATAGTAGCACTAGTTAATATTTTTTTAGATTCATCTAATGTATCATAAATATCTTGAAGATCAGATGTCATGTAAAAAACACCTTTTACTTGCCCTACTTCATTTAAAACAGGATAAGCCAAATGCTTGAAAATTTCATCTTTATTAAGATCTTTTTTTACCGCTTCTTTTTTTTCCCCTTCATATGCTGATAATATTAAAGTAGGATCAAAATCTTTATATCTTAATGCATTTTTCCCTACTGTTTGATCTTGTTTTTTCGAT
This portion of the Keratinibaculum paraultunense genome encodes:
- a CDS encoding sensor histidine kinase, encoding MFNSIRWKFIVVYFLLVFIAMVIVGVFIVQKFEMQQLENRTSSMTKQIESIISASSYLSEDNWAEVSNEIQSMLNEWRFDGAETLYIIYEYEENIPRIIATSSKKQDQTVGKNALRYKDFDPTLILSAYEGEKKEAVKKDLNKDEIFKHLAYPVLNEVGQVKGVFYMTSDLQDIYDTLDESKKILTSATMLALIITIILGFLIASSITEPIRDVTKKAERMAKGDFDQFVEVKSEDEIGQLASMFNYLTLKLKNTIQEMDLERSKLDTIFKYMADGVIAIDLNGYIIHANPIAVNILGLEDTINEELLNRKVFPIENINLKKIDYNDVNTLEGDDIVEINSIVYRMRYAPFRNEKGYIGGIIIVFQDITEQHKLDNMRKEFVANVSHELKTPITTIKSYTETLMDYKDIDEELACKFLSIIDSECDRMARIVKNLLQLSNLDYNKTKWNKIEYSVKKLIYDSCSKLEFAFKEKGHTLHIDIEDDIPDIVIDKDGIEQVILNIISNAIKYTPNNGNIDVSAKYKDNKVIISVKDNGIGIPEEDKDRIFERFYRVDKGRSRELGGTGLGLSIAKQIVEAHDGDIIFKSQYKVGTKVDIILPVATNVSLNLN